The following coding sequences are from one Salvia hispanica cultivar TCC Black 2014 chromosome 3, UniMelb_Shisp_WGS_1.0, whole genome shotgun sequence window:
- the LOC125213397 gene encoding E3 ubiquitin ligase PQT3-like, with the protein MAVYYKFKSAKDYDSVPMDGHFISVGHLKEKIFELKHLGGTDFDLIVTNAQTNEEYLDEGMLIPKNTSVLIRRVPGRPRKPIVAAPVSEQEELNVDHNSEDVQAVKGSFAVADQSYVKYGEDLEWDEFGNDLYAMPETTPVPSSIPVQDATPVSKEDEESKIKALIDTPALDWQRQPSDGFNGRGFARGGRTPGGRGGFGRGGFEKKTPPQGYICHRCKVPGHFIQHCPTNGDPNFDIRKVKPATGIPKSMLVATPDGSYAMASGLAATLKPNEAAFEKEIEGMPSTRPIGDLPRELRCPLCQEVMKDAVLTSKCCLKSFCDKCIRDYIISRSMCECGATSILADDLLPNKTVRDTINRILESNNNSGENGGSAFQAQDMESRNPQAKVPSPTQSAASKGQQVPAPPPQRQEVPTNVETVEENKPAIVPLKSEKGIALKVPDASEATHDSRTVKEAASQGSAPLPDEEVQQKPISGEAGRKKKKKKISMAPGAAETQWRAGPDLVPENYMMNMGPSAFNPGWNGMHPGFDGFMMYGGGPMPYGGYGVNPMDVQFGGFLPYDPFAGHGGILPYGPQRDLSELVGYNAPPPITSRKEFEARKSDLTRKREMERRDEREFTKDREYGREGSSTVNVSSRSKSRLTPPPSAAGHHLPSRRDPELPRPSSKKRSDYVNEDHHHHHQQRRHEETNREEPHRDRDHHRHLHRSQSPSEAAADKKHKASVFSRISFPAGGESSTKKRKLSLADAGSSSHRTSNGQHEEHKAATGSRKGSSAAIPVDHDSSDDERHFKRRPSRYTSSPPPAPSVEEEHRHSRGSRERDRGVYNSSKRR; encoded by the exons ATGGCTgtttactataaatttaaaagtgcTAAAGATTATGATTCAGTTCCAATGGACGGCCACTTTATTTCGGTGGGACacttgaaagaaaaaatatttgaattaaagcaTTTGGGTGGTACTGATTTTGACCTCATAGTCACCAACGCCCAGACCAATGAAG aGTACCTCGACGAAGGAATGTTAATTCCCAAAAATACTTCTGTTTTAATACGCCGAGTACCTGGAAGGCCTCGCAAGCCCATAGTTGCTGCACCTGTTAGCGAACAAGAAGA GTTGAATGTTGACCATAATTCTGAAGATGTTCAAGCTGTAAAGGGCAGCTTTGCTGTAGCAGATCAGTCTTATGTGAAATAT GGCGAAGATTTAGAATGGGATGAATTTGGAAATGATCTATATGCTATGCCTGAAACTACCCCTGTTCCATCCAGCATCCCAGTTCAAGATGCTACTCCTGTTAGCAAAGAGGATGAGGAGAGCAAGATCAAAGCTTTAATTGACACACCGGCATTAGATTGGCAGCG ACAACCTTCGGATGGTTTTAATGGTAGAGGTTTTGCACGAGGTGGCAGAACGCCAGGTGGACGTGGTGGTTTTG GTCGAGGTGGATTTGAGAAGAAAACACCACCACAAGGGTACATATGTCACAGGTGCAAGGTGCCTG GACACTTTATCCAGCATTGTCCTACTAATGGAGATCCCAATTTCGACATCAGAAAGGTCAAACCTGCTACGGGAATTCCAAAATCAATGTTGGTGGCCACCCCAGATGGCTCTTATGCAATGGCGAGCGGGCTTGCAGCAACATTGAAGCCAAATGA GGCTGCTTTTGAGAAAGAGATTGAGGGAATGCCATCTACAAGACCAATTGGTGATCTTCCAAGAGAGCTGCGGTGCCCTTTGTGTCAAGAAGTAATGAAAGATGCTGTCCTGACGAGCAAGTGTTGTTTGAAGAGCTTTTGTGATAAAT GCATACGGGATTACATTATATCGAGGTCAATGTGTGAATGTGGGGCCACAAGTATTCTCGCGGATGATCTTTTGCCCAACAAGACCGTAAGAGATACCATTAATCGGATTTTGGaatctaataataatagtggTGAAAATGGTGGGAGTGCTTTTCAAGCTCAAG ATATGGAGTCAAGAAATCCACAAGCAAAGGTTCCATCCCCCACGCAGTCTGCTGCCTCAAAAGGACAGCAAGTGCCCGCACCACCACCTCAGAGGCAGGAAGTTCCTACAAATGTGGAGACTGTTGAAGAAAATAAGCCTGCTATCGTGCCCCTGAAATCAGAGAAAGGGATAGCTCTAAAAGTGCCTGATGCCTCAGAAGCAACACATGACTCGAGAACAGTTAAGGAAGCAGCATCACAAGGAAGTGCTCCTCTGCCCGATGAAGAGGTGCAGCAGAAACCAATATCTGGAGAAGCAG GccggaagaaaaagaagaagaaaatttccATGGCTCCTGGTG CTGCAGAGACGCAGTGGCGGGCTGGCCCAGACCTCGTTCCTGAGAATTACATGATGAATATGGGACCTTCTGCTTTTAATCCTGGCTGGaatggcatgcatcctggatTTGATGGCTTTATGATGTATGGCGGTGGTCCTATGCCCTATGGGGGTTATGGCGTTAATCCTATGGACGTTCAGTTTGGGGGCTTTTTACCATATGATCCATTTGCAGGACATGGTGGTATTCTTCCATACGGCCCTCAGAG GGACCTTTCTGAGTTAGTGGGATACAATGCTCCCCCACCCATCACGAGCAGAAAGGAATTTGAAGCTCGCAAATCTGATTTGACGAGGAAGCGTGAAATGGAGAGACGCGATGAAAG GGAGTTTACCAAAGATAGGGAATATGGAAGAGAAGGGAGCAGTACAGTCAATGTCTCTTCGAGATCCAAATCT AGATTGACCCCTCCACCTTCTGCCGCCGGCCACCACCTTCCGAGTCGCCGAGACCCGGAGCTTCCTCGCCCGTCTTCCAAAAAGAGGTCTGACTACGTAAACGAggatcaccaccaccaccaccagcaGCGCCGCCACGAAGAAACTAACCGCGAAGAGCCCCACCGCGACAGGGATCACCACCGCCACCTCCACCGCTCGCAGTCACCCTCAGAAGCAGCCGCAGACAAGAAGCATAAGGCGAGTGTCTTCTCCCGGATTAGCTTCCCAGCTGGTGGCGAATCGTCCACCAAGAAAAGAAAGCTCTCGTTGGCCGATGCTGGCTCCTCGAGTCACAGGACATCGAACGGGCAGCACGAAGAGCACAAGGCGGCTACTGGATCAAGAAAAGGCAGTAGCGCTGCCATCCCAGTAGATCACGACAGCAGCGATGACGAGAGGCATTTCAAGAGGCGCCCGTCGAGGTACACCTCGTCGCCTCCTCCAGCTCCCTCGGTGGAGGAGGAGCACCGGCATTCTAGGGGGTCGAGGGAGAGAGATCGCGGGGTGTATAACAGCAGCAAGCGTAGATAA
- the LOC125214272 gene encoding uncharacterized protein LOC125214272 — protein MSYFHESRTTINYKVMKLCWMSEEPFRSRAKLIEKQKLFQSIHKHIHLKQPMDKLTSVAIPLALAGSSLFLIGRGIYNMSHGIGKKE, from the exons ATGAGTTATTTTCATGAATCTCGTACAACCATTAATTACAAAGTGATGAAATTATGCTGGATGTCTGAGGAACCCTTTAGGTCAAGAGCGAAGCTCATTGAGAAGCAAAAACTTTTCCAGAGCATTCACAAACACATCCATTTGAAGCAACCAATGGATAAGCTCACATCGGTTGCCATTCCTTTGGCTTTGGCTGGCTCTTCGTTGTTTCTTATC GGAAGAGGGATCTATAACATGTCTCATGGAATTGGAAAGAAAGAATGA
- the LOC125214271 gene encoding G-type lectin S-receptor-like serine/threonine-protein kinase At2g19130, which translates to MIMRTFPSMILALIILCFSNNKILSHAADTLSPNQTLTGDQTIVSSGGNFELGFFSPGKSSKYYIGIWYGKITEKTVIWVANREAPISDKHSAQLKISDGNLMLGNESQIEVWSTGLGATDSRSSASAVLLDDGNLVLRQGLGSNSSSPALNLWESYNNPSHTWMPGARIGYNKITKKKQILTSWKNSEDPAPGLFTLEPDLNKSQYVLRRNNSEQYWASGAWDGVLFSGVPEMRTALKNGYNFTYVDNENESYYMYTIRDPSIISTQIMDVSGQVKQLLWVGNSWNVYWSVPKQCEVPAYCGEFGVCTEPSFPFCSCLRGFKHRFEDEWELNDFSAGCVREDALECGDADRRKDEFLMSPEMGLPQYSRLLRVESRGECESACSIDCSCTAYAYDEGECSLWDGGILNLKWVGEGNSSGRAIYIRLSAYSSVFRGQKSDKGVIIGAAVGCSVVALVMLAVLAALWKRRRRSVGTNKVLEGSLVAFKYKDLQNATKNFSDKLGGGGFGSVYRGTLPNSTVVAVKKLESANQGEKQFRAEVGTIGTIQHVNLVRLLGLCREGEKQLLVYEYLQNGSLDLHLFKADESKVLEWSTRYQIALGIARGLLYLHEKCRDCIIHCDIKPENILLDADFCPKVGDFGLAKLIGRDFSRVLTTMRGTRGYLAPEWLSGVAITTKADVYSYGMLLFELVSGKRNTEFSADDNATFFPSLAASVTVNGGDIPGLVDPSLNGDADEEEVSTICKVACWCV; encoded by the coding sequence ATGATCATGAGAACCTTTCCTAGCATGATTCTTGCTCTGATCATCCTATGTTTCAGCAACAacaaaattttgtcacatgCAGCTGACACCCTTTCACCAAACCAAACTCTCACCGGTGATCAAACCATCGTTTCCTCAGGTGGAAATTTTGAGCTCGGGTTTTTCTCTCCAGGTAAATCTTCCAAGTACTACATAGGCATATGGTATGGAAAAATCACTGAGAAAACTGTGATCTGGGTTGCAAATAGAGAAGCTCCCATTTCAGACAAGCACTCTGCCCAACTCAAGATATCAGATGGTAATCTGATGCTTGGAAACGAATCCCAAATCGAGGTTTGGTCAACTGGTTTAGGTGCCACAGATTCAAGAAGTTCTGCATCTGCTGTGCTTCTTGATGATGGGAACTTGGTGTTAAGACAAGGGTTAGGCTCGAATTCTTCATCTCCGGCACTAAATTTATGGGAAAGTTATAATAACCCTTCTCATACATGGATGCCTGGTGCAAGAATTGGGTATAACAAGATtactaaaaagaaacaaattctTACATCATGGAAAAACTCAGAGGATCCTGCTCCTGGATTGTTCACACTCGAGCCAGATCTGAATAAGAGCCAATATGTATTAAGGAGGAATAACAGTGAGCAGTATTGGGCTAGTGGAGCTTGGGATGGTGTGCTTTTTAGTGGAGTGCCCGAAATGAGGACGGCTCTTAAGAATGGCTACAATTTCACCTACGTTGACAATGAGAATGAGAGCTATTACATGTACACCATTCGTGATCCATCAATTATCTCAACGCAGATTATGGATGTGTCAGGGCAAGTGAAGCAGCTACTGTGGGTGGGAAATAGCTGGAACGTGTACTGGTCTGTGCCGAAACAGTGTGAAGTTCCTGCTTATTGTGGAGAGTTTGGTGTGTGCACTGAGCCCTCATTTCCATTCTGTAGTTGTTTGAGGGGATTCAAGCATAGGTTTGAAGATGAATGGGAGTTGAATGATTTCTCTGCTGGTTGTGTGAGAGAGGATGCTTTGGAGTGTGGGGATGCTGATAGGAGAAAGGATGAGTTTCTGATGAGTCCCGAAATGGGGTTACCTCAGTACTCTCGACTGTTGAGAGTCGAGAGCAGAGGCGAATGTGAATCAGCCTGCTCAATTGATTGCTCTTGCACGGCTTATGCATATGATGAAGGCGAATGTTCGCTTTGGGATGGAGGGATATTGAATCTAAAATGGGTTGGTGAAGGAAATAGCAGTGGGAGGGCTATCTACATTAGACTTTCTGCTTATTCCTCAGTGTTCCGAGGTCAAAAGAGTGATAAGGGCGTCATAATTGGTGCTGCAGTGGGTTGTTCTGTGGTTGCGTTGGTCATGTTAGCAGTTTTGGCTGCACTGTGGAAGAGGCGGAGACGAAGTGTTGGGACAAATAAAGTGCTGGAGGGTTCTCTGGTGGCCTTTAAATACAAAGATTTGCAGAACGCAACTAAGAATTTCTCAGATAAGTTGGGTGGAGGGGGTTTCGGATCGGTTTATAGGGGAACTTTACCTAATTCAACGGTTGTGGCTGTGAAGAAACTCGAGAGCGCTAACCAAGGCGAGAAGCAGTTCAGGGCAGAAGTAGGCACCATTGGCACAATCCAACATGTGAATCTTGTTAGGCTTCTTGGATTATGTCGTGAAGGCGAGAAGCAGTTGTTAGTCTATGAGTACCTGCAAAATGGTTCCTTAGATTTGCATCTCTTCAAAGCCGATGAGTCTAAGGTTTTGGAGTGGAGTACGAGGTATCAGATCGCGCTGGGAATAGCTAGAGGGCTATTGTACCTCCACGAGAAGTGCAGAGACTGCATCATTCACTGTGATATAAAGCCGGAGAACATTCTTCTTGATGCCGACTTCTGTCCCAAGGTGGGAGATTTCGGCTTGGCAAAGCTCATTGGTCGTGATTTTAGCCGGGTTCTGACAACAATGCGAGGAACTAGAGGTTACCTTGCACCTGAGTGGTTATCAGGAGTTGCCATCACAACTAAAGCAGATGTATACAGCTATGGGATGTTGCTATTTGAGCTTGTATCAGGAAAGCGAAACACAGAGTTTTCAGCTGATGATAATGCTACCTTCTTCCCTTCATTGGCTGCGAGTGTGACAGTAAACGGAGGTGACATACCTGGTCTTGTGGACCCTTCATTGAATGGAGATGCTGATGAAGAAGAGGTGTCGACAATATGCAAAGTCGCTTGCTGGTGTGTTTAG
- the LOC125211408 gene encoding G-type lectin S-receptor-like serine/threonine-protein kinase At2g19130, producing MIMRTYPKVILGLIILCFSNNNFLSHAANTLSPNQTLSGDQTIVSSGGNFELGFFSPGKSSKYYIGIWYRKITEKTVIWVANREAPISDKNSAQLKISDGNLMLVNESQIEVWTTGLGATDSRSSASAVLLDDGNLVLRQGLGSNSSSPALNLWESYNNPSHTWMPGARIGYNKITRKNQILSSWKNSEDPAAGLFTLEPDLNKSQYVIRRNNSEQYWASGAWDGVLFSGVPEMRTALKFGDNFTYVDNENESYYMYTVRDPSIISRLIMDVSGQVKQLLWVGNSWNVYWYKPQQCEVPDFCGEFGVCTEPSFPFCSCLRGFKHRFEDEWELNDFSAGCVREDALECGDADRRKDEFMMSPGIGLPQYSRLLRVESRGECESACSSECSCTAYAYDEGGCSLWDGGILNLQWVGEGNSSGRTIYIRLSAYSSVFRGQKSDKGVIIGAAVGCSVVVLVMLAVLAAMWERRIRSVGINKVEGSLVAFKYKDLQNATKNFSDKLGGGGFGSVYRGTLPNSTVVAVKKLESANQGEKQFRAEVGTIGTIQHVNLVRLLGLCREGEKQLLVYEYLQNGSLDLHLFKADESKVLEWSTRYQIALGIARGLLYLHEKCRDCIIHCDIKPENILLDADFCPKVGDFGLAKLIGRDFSRVLTTMRGTRGYLAPEWLSGVAITTKADVYSYGMLLFELVSGKRNTEFSADDNATFFPSLAASVTVNGGDIPGLVDPSLNGDADEEEVSTICKVACWCVQDDEHMRPSMSHVVQILEGVVAVSSPPIPQGLKVLLAARPEHIVFFIDSSTTAN from the coding sequence ATGATCATGAGAACCTATCCTAAGGTGATTCTTGGGCTGATCATCCTATGTTTCAGtaacaacaattttttgtCCCATGCAGCTAACACCCTTTCACCAAACCAAACTCTCTCTGGTGATCAAACCATCGTTTCCTCAGGTGGAAATTTCGAGCTCGGGTTTTTCTCTCCAGGTAAATCTTCCAAGTACTACATAGGCATATGGTACAGAAAAATCACTGAGAAAACTGTGATCTGGGTTGCAAATAGAGAAGCTCCCATTTCAGACAAGAACTCTGCCCAACTCAAGATATCAGATGGTAATCTGATGCTTGTAAACGAATCCCAAATCGAGGTTTGGACAACTGGTTTAGGTGCCACAGATTCAAGAAGTTCTGCATCTGCTGTGCTTCTTGATGATGGGAACTTGGTTTTAAGACAAGGGTTAGGCTCGAATTCTTCATCTCCGGCACTAAATTTATGGGAAAGTTATAATAACCCTTCTCATACATGGATGCCTGGTGCAAGAATTGGGTATAACAAGATTACTAGAAAGAACCAAATTCTTTCATCATGGAAAAACTCAGAGGATCCTGCTGCTGGATTGTTCACACTCGAGCCAGATCTGAATAAGAGCCAATATGTAATAAGGAGGAATAATAGTGAGCAGTATTGGGCTAGTGGAGCTTGGGATGGTGTGCTTTTTAGTGGAGTGCCCGAAATGAGGACGGCTCTTAAGTTTGGCGACAATTTCACCTACGTTGACAATGAGAATGAGAGCTATTACATGTACACCGTTCGTGATCCATCAATTATCTCAAGGCTGATTATGGATGTGTCGGGGCAAGTGAAGCAGCTACTGTGGGTGGGAAATAGCTGGAACGTGTACTGGTATAAGCCGCAACAGTGTGAAGTTCCTGATTTTTGTGGAGAGTTTGGTGTGTGCACTGAGCCCTCATTTCCATTCTGTAGTTGTTTAAGGGGATTCAAGCATAGGTTTGAAGATGAATGGGAGTTGAATGATTTCTCTGCTGGTTGTGTGAGAGAGGATGCTTTGGAGTGTGGGGATGCTGATAGGAGAAAAGATGAGTTTATGATGAGTCCTGGCATTGGGTTGCCTCAGTACTCTCGACTGTTGAGGGTCGAGAGCAGAGGCGAATGTGAATCCGCCTGCTCAAGTGAGTGCTCTTGCACGGCTTATGCATATGATGAAGGCGGATGTTCACTTTGGGATGGAGGCATATTGAATCTGCAATGGGTTGGTGAAGGAAATAGCAGTGGGAGGACTATCTACATTAGACTGTCTGCTTATTCCTCAGTGTTCCGGGGCCAAAAGAGTGATAAGGGTGTCATAATTGGTGCTGCAGTGGGTTGCTCTGTGGTGGTCTTGGTCATGTTAGCTGTTTTGGCTGCAATGTGGGAGAGGCGGATACGAAGTGTTGGGATAAATAAAGTGGAGGGTTCTTTGGTTGCCTTTAAATACAAAGATTTGCAGAACGCAACTAAGAATTTTTCAGATAAGTTGGGTGGAGGGGGTTTCGGATCGGTTTATAGGGGAACTTTACCTAATTCAACGGTTGTGGCTGTGAAGAAACTCGAGAGCGCTAACCAAGGCGAGAAGCAGTTCAGGGCAGAAGTAGGCACCATTGGCACAATCCAACATGTGAATCTTGTTAGGCTTCTTGGATTATGTCGTGAAGGCGAGAAGCAGTTGTTAGTCTATGAGTACCTGCAAAATGGTTCCTTAGATTTGCATCTCTTCAAAGCCGATGAGTCTAAGGTTTTGGAGTGGAGTACGAGGTATCAGATCGCGCTGGGAATAGCTAGAGGGCTATTGTACCTCCACGAGAAGTGCAGAGACTGCATCATTCACTGTGATATAAAGCCGGAGAACATTCTTCTTGATGCCGACTTCTGTCCCAAGGTGGGAGATTTCGGCTTGGCAAAGCTCATTGGTCGTGATTTTAGCCGGGTTCTGACAACAATGCGAGGAACTAGAGGTTACCTTGCACCTGAGTGGTTATCAGGAGTTGCCATCACAACTAAAGCAGATGTATACAGCTATGGGATGTTGCTATTTGAGCTTGTATCAGGAAAGCGAAACACAGAGTTTTCAGCTGATGATAATGCTACCTTCTTCCCTTCATTGGCTGCGAGTGTGACAGTAAACGGAGGTGACATACCTGGTCTTGTGGACCCTTCATTGAATGGAGATGCTGATGAAGAAGAGGTGTCGACAATATGCAAAGTCGCTTGCTGGTGTGTTCAGGACGATGAACACATGAGACCTTCAATGAGTCATGTTGTGCAGATTCTTGAGGGAGTTGTGGCTGTGAGCTCGCCTCCGATTCCACAGGGTCTCAAAGTCCTATTAGCTGCAAGACCAGAACACATCGTCTTCTTCATTGATTCCTCCACAACAGCTAATTAG